In Picosynechococcus sp. PCC 7002, the following are encoded in one genomic region:
- a CDS encoding AI-2E family transporter yields the protein MSNVDFRKWSGFIVLLSSLYILWQIKAFLLLLLTAVILANALNVLVVKLQTWGDRLADRFNQPLLRMGRSFAVFTALFIVALILWLALTIVIPPFIGQFQILFSKLNTGFYEIDEWLDSQILKIEENFGLPISEQLPNLDEIIPQISTLLNELLNRGWSLFSDSLKVLLNVLLLTVLTLMFLADPQPYRQGFIRLFPSFYRRRADEILTLCDADLKGWVSGIMFNMLCIGVLSYVGLLTLGLSLALPQAILAGLLTFIPNIGPALSVIPPILIALLEAPWKIWAVLILYFLIQQVEGNVLTPWVMARQVSLLPAVTLLAQVLFAVTLQLGFFGLFLALPLAVIGQVIVREVLVKDILDPWQAREEGQVLAMVSGIVGIETSQSVAPEPEAKTPELPTDHPPESPS from the coding sequence GTGAGTAACGTGGATTTTCGGAAATGGAGCGGCTTCATTGTTCTTCTAAGTTCCCTTTACATTCTCTGGCAAATTAAAGCGTTTTTACTGTTGTTACTCACGGCGGTGATCCTAGCTAATGCTCTCAATGTGCTGGTAGTCAAGCTGCAAACCTGGGGCGATCGCCTCGCGGACCGTTTCAACCAACCACTCCTGCGAATGGGGCGTTCTTTTGCGGTATTTACCGCCCTGTTTATCGTGGCGTTGATCCTGTGGCTCGCTTTAACCATTGTCATTCCACCCTTTATTGGTCAGTTTCAGATTTTGTTTAGCAAGCTTAATACGGGCTTCTATGAAATTGATGAGTGGTTAGATTCACAAATTCTCAAAATTGAAGAAAACTTTGGCTTGCCGATTAGTGAACAGTTGCCAAATCTTGATGAGATAATTCCCCAAATCTCCACCCTGCTCAATGAACTGCTCAATCGCGGCTGGAGCCTCTTTTCTGACTCCCTCAAGGTGCTTTTAAATGTCTTACTACTCACGGTTTTAACCTTGATGTTTCTGGCAGATCCCCAACCCTATCGCCAGGGATTTATTCGGTTGTTTCCTTCTTTTTATCGCCGACGAGCAGACGAAATCCTCACCCTCTGCGACGCTGACCTCAAGGGCTGGGTATCGGGCATTATGTTCAATATGTTGTGTATTGGTGTGTTGAGTTATGTGGGCCTTTTGACTTTGGGATTGTCATTGGCCTTACCCCAGGCGATTTTGGCAGGTTTGCTCACTTTTATTCCTAACATTGGTCCAGCTTTGAGCGTAATTCCTCCGATCCTTATTGCTTTGTTAGAAGCCCCTTGGAAAATTTGGGCCGTCTTGATCTTGTATTTTTTGATTCAGCAAGTAGAGGGTAATGTTTTGACCCCCTGGGTGATGGCCCGGCAAGTATCCCTGCTCCCTGCCGTCACGCTTTTGGCCCAGGTTTTGTTTGCTGTGACATTGCAGTTGGGTTTTTTTGGGCTGTTTTTGGCGTTACCCCTGGCGGTTATCGGCCAAGTAATCGTTCGGGAAGTATTAGTTAAAGATATTTTGGATCCTTGGCAGGCGAGGGAAGAAGGCCAAGTGCTGGCGATGGTCTCCGGAATTGTGGGTATTGAAACTAGCCAATCCGTGGCGCCAGAACCGGAAGCAAAAACGCCTGAATTGCCGACGGATCATCCGCCGGAGTCCCCCAGTTAA
- a CDS encoding (Fe-S)-binding protein: MTLSDTKLGGFDPQLPPEQGVIDSCVHCGFCLDTCPSYRVLGSEMDSPRGRIYLMDAIAKGEAEINSATVQHFDSCLGCLACTSACPSGVRYDELLASMRAQIERNYTRSLGDRLFRWLIFNLFPYPLRLKLLLPLLWVYQNSGLQWLVRKLGILKLIPRLAAMELILPKVNLQASKKVLPTLIPAQGEKRYRVGMVLGCVQRLFFSPVNEATARVLTANGCEVVIPQGQGCCAALPAHQGQTVQAQELARQMIDSFADQDLDYIIINAAGCGHTLKEYGQILQDDPGYAQKAQDFAAKVRDAQEFLATVGLTTPLNPLTSEAFPLVYQDACHLLHGQKIAAQPRDLLRQIPNMQLREPAEHNLCCGSAGVFNLLQPKIAAELGERKARNLLNTGAKAIASANPGCSLQIQNQLQQQGQTIPLWHPMELLDFAIRGVPLPL; encoded by the coding sequence ATGACCCTTTCTGACACAAAATTAGGTGGTTTTGACCCGCAGCTTCCCCCAGAACAGGGAGTGATCGACAGTTGCGTGCATTGTGGCTTTTGTTTGGATACCTGTCCGAGCTATCGGGTGCTCGGCTCGGAGATGGATTCTCCCCGGGGCCGTATTTACCTGATGGATGCGATCGCCAAAGGGGAGGCAGAAATTAACAGCGCGACGGTGCAACATTTCGATAGTTGCCTAGGGTGTTTGGCCTGTACTTCGGCTTGTCCGTCGGGAGTCCGTTATGACGAACTGCTGGCCTCGATGCGGGCGCAAATTGAGCGCAACTACACCAGAAGCCTCGGCGATCGCCTGTTTCGGTGGCTGATTTTTAATTTGTTCCCCTATCCTTTGCGCCTAAAACTGCTGCTGCCATTGTTGTGGGTTTATCAAAATTCGGGTCTGCAATGGCTCGTTCGGAAACTGGGGATTCTCAAACTAATTCCTCGACTGGCGGCGATGGAGTTGATTCTGCCGAAAGTTAATCTCCAGGCCAGCAAAAAAGTATTACCCACCCTGATTCCAGCCCAGGGGGAAAAACGGTACCGTGTTGGCATGGTGCTGGGCTGTGTCCAACGGTTGTTCTTTTCTCCGGTGAATGAAGCAACGGCGCGAGTATTGACGGCCAATGGCTGTGAAGTGGTGATTCCCCAGGGTCAGGGATGTTGTGCGGCGCTTCCGGCCCACCAAGGACAAACGGTGCAAGCCCAAGAACTCGCCCGTCAAATGATTGATAGTTTTGCCGATCAAGACCTCGATTACATCATTATCAATGCCGCCGGTTGTGGCCACACCCTTAAGGAATATGGGCAAATTTTGCAAGATGACCCAGGATATGCCCAAAAAGCCCAGGATTTTGCGGCTAAAGTGCGTGATGCTCAGGAATTTCTCGCAACGGTGGGTTTAACGACCCCTTTAAATCCTTTAACATCCGAAGCTTTTCCTCTGGTTTATCAGGATGCTTGCCACCTGCTCCATGGCCAAAAAATTGCCGCCCAACCGCGCGATCTACTCCGACAAATTCCCAATATGCAGCTCCGGGAACCCGCTGAACATAATCTTTGTTGCGGCAGTGCTGGGGTATTTAACCTCCTTCAACCGAAAATTGCCGCCGAACTGGGGGAACGGAAAGCCAGAAATTTACTAAATACTGGGGCGAAGGCGATCGCCTCGGCGAATCCAGGCTGTAGTCTACAAATCCAAAACCAGCTCCAGCAGCAAGGACAAACCATTCCCCTGTGGCATCCGATGGAACTGCTCGATTTTGCCATTCGCGGCGTCCCCTTGCCCCTATAA
- the lipA gene encoding lipoyl synthase encodes MASSASHSSSAPILPMPSWVKAPLGKASEISTVQRIIKQRGIHTICEEGKCPNRGECYANRTATFLLMGQVCTRACAFCQVDKGQIPLPLDPEEPQKVAESVRLLGLSYVVLTSVARDDLADGGAGWFVAVMEAIRAENPGTQIEVLTPDFWSGKGAEVAQEERVKTVVAAQPACYNHNIETVERLQGPVRRGAKYERSLRVLELVKAYNPEIPTKSGLMLGHGETKTEIIQALQDLLAVGCDRLTLGQYMRPSLAHLPVQKYWTPAEFEHLGAIAKEMGFSHVRSGPLVRSSYHAGKSI; translated from the coding sequence ATGGCTTCTTCTGCGTCTCACTCCTCCAGCGCCCCGATTTTGCCCATGCCTAGTTGGGTCAAAGCTCCCCTTGGTAAAGCGAGTGAGATCTCGACAGTCCAGCGCATCATTAAACAACGGGGCATTCATACCATCTGTGAGGAAGGGAAATGTCCGAATCGAGGTGAGTGCTACGCCAATAGAACTGCAACCTTTTTATTGATGGGGCAAGTTTGCACCAGGGCCTGTGCCTTCTGTCAGGTTGATAAAGGCCAAATTCCCCTCCCTCTTGACCCGGAGGAACCCCAAAAAGTGGCGGAGTCAGTGCGACTGTTGGGACTGAGTTATGTGGTGTTGACATCGGTGGCGCGGGACGATCTTGCCGATGGGGGAGCAGGCTGGTTTGTGGCTGTGATGGAAGCGATCCGGGCGGAAAATCCAGGGACACAAATTGAAGTCCTGACTCCGGATTTTTGGAGTGGGAAAGGGGCAGAGGTGGCCCAGGAGGAACGGGTAAAAACAGTTGTGGCAGCGCAACCAGCTTGTTATAACCACAACATTGAAACAGTAGAAAGGCTCCAGGGTCCTGTGCGTCGGGGGGCAAAGTATGAGCGATCGCTCCGGGTTTTGGAATTGGTAAAAGCGTACAATCCTGAGATACCGACGAAATCAGGCTTAATGCTCGGCCATGGAGAAACGAAAACAGAAATTATCCAGGCGTTACAAGATTTGCTGGCCGTGGGCTGCGATCGCCTCACCCTAGGCCAATATATGCGCCCCTCCCTCGCCCATTTACCCGTCCAGAAATATTGGACACCAGCGGAATTTGAACACCTAGGGGCGATCGCCAAAGAAATGGGCTTTTCCCATGTGCGTTCAGGGCCTCTGGTGCGTAGTTCCTACCATGCTGGCAAATCGATCTAA
- the nfi gene encoding deoxyribonuclease V (cleaves DNA at apurinic or apyrimidinic sites), translated as MLVLHHSHPWDVSPGVAREIQTSLGQWIVLQDDLPTNVKTIAGVDVGFEARFSITRAAVVVLSFPDLEILETAIARCPTSFPYVPGLLSFREVPAILEALEKITHLPDLLFCDGQGYAHPRRLGLASHLGVLLDLPTIGVAKSRYIGTHQEVPLEKGQWVPLQDHDETIGAVLRSRTKVRPLYISVGHRISLATALDFVLACTPKYRLPEPTRLADKLASRKPNFP; from the coding sequence ATGCTTGTTTTACACCACAGTCATCCTTGGGATGTTTCTCCTGGGGTGGCCCGGGAGATTCAAACGTCTCTAGGGCAATGGATCGTGCTTCAAGATGACTTACCAACAAACGTCAAAACCATTGCGGGGGTGGATGTGGGCTTTGAGGCGCGCTTCTCAATCACACGGGCGGCGGTGGTGGTTTTGTCCTTTCCCGATCTAGAGATCCTCGAAACGGCGATCGCCCGCTGTCCCACTTCTTTTCCCTATGTACCGGGATTGTTATCTTTTCGGGAAGTGCCCGCCATCTTGGAGGCATTAGAAAAAATTACGCATTTACCAGATTTATTGTTCTGTGACGGCCAAGGTTACGCCCATCCACGCCGTTTAGGGCTAGCCTCTCACTTGGGGGTCTTGTTAGATTTACCGACGATTGGGGTGGCAAAATCTCGCTACATCGGTACCCACCAAGAGGTGCCCCTCGAAAAAGGGCAGTGGGTGCCTTTACAGGATCACGATGAAACTATTGGTGCAGTGCTCCGGAGTCGGACGAAGGTGCGCCCCCTTTATATTTCTGTGGGTCATCGGATCAGTTTAGCCACGGCCCTTGATTTTGTTCTCGCCTGTACACCGAAATACCGTCTGCCAGAACCAACGCGCTTGGCGGATAAATTGGCTTCTCGAAAACCTAATTTCCCATAA
- a CDS encoding response regulator, producing MRVKDMLPEGNFEVIEAKNGLEGFNLINTEHPNLIMLDFLLPKMSGWEVYQEIQKRPELKAIPLVLMSGRKEEVTEKLPEPFELFSFIEKPFDQKQLINAIKDAMAKARKQAQTIPEAPLSSLSTSTTGNPMAAEIVALQAKVNALQGEIDLLRKQMGQLVSFVKQKLK from the coding sequence ATGCGGGTTAAGGATATGCTGCCAGAGGGGAATTTTGAAGTCATTGAGGCCAAGAATGGACTTGAGGGTTTCAATCTCATCAATACAGAACATCCCAATCTGATCATGTTGGATTTTCTGCTGCCGAAGATGAGTGGCTGGGAAGTATACCAAGAAATTCAAAAACGCCCGGAACTAAAGGCGATTCCTTTAGTGCTGATGTCTGGCCGCAAGGAGGAAGTGACCGAAAAGCTGCCGGAACCCTTTGAGTTGTTTTCCTTCATCGAAAAGCCCTTTGACCAGAAGCAACTGATCAATGCCATCAAAGATGCAATGGCGAAGGCGAGAAAGCAGGCTCAAACAATCCCAGAGGCTCCCCTTTCTTCCCTCAGTACGAGCACAACCGGGAATCCCATGGCGGCAGAAATCGTGGCGTTGCAAGCGAAGGTAAATGCCCTCCAAGGGGAAATCGATCTGCTCAGAAAACAAATGGGGCAGTTGGTTAGTTTTGTGAAACAAAAGCTGAAGTAG